The DNA window TCTTATTTTGATTTGTAGaagaattaatttgtttttttttcttttcatgaaCATATTTGCTAACTCCAAACTAGTAAATTACTATGAGAGCTTAGTATGTGTGTATATATAGCTTGCTAGaagaattaatttgttttttttagaaaCTTGCTACTTAGAAATATAGCTTGAAAGCCAATGTTGTAAGAGTAGTTTGGGAGAGCTTTTCGTATAAGGTCTACTGAACAAAAATTGGGTACATATGCTCAAAAGGATCACTTTTCAAATTCTGCTCAACATAGTTTCCATTCCTTACTGTCATGGATTAAGAGGCTAAATGGCTAATACTTCATAATTTTGAAACTTCCAAGTATTCATAAACATTaatccaattcaattttttatgctAGAATTTTAAAGTACCTGCCATATCATATCTTTgatttacataataaattaataataaatgtttTAAGAATTTTTACTGGTTTTAAAACTTAGAATTTGAGTGGCTGAGCTTAAAGACGGTTCCTTAACATTTAGCAACACAATTATCATTATATACTAATTCAGCCAAATTATACCATGAtaatggaagaaaaaaaatgataagcAAAATAGGATGAAAGCTATATCTCTAACACATATCGACTTGAGTAATGtatccaaaaataatattacaatcCAAGTAATTGCTGAAATAATTTCCACAAAACCGGATCCATGCAAGACaccatataaattaaaaagtataGCAAATCAAAgccataataatattaataatgttGTCAAATAAGACAGAGTTCAATCTAACTGCCTTCATATGATCAGATCACCCTTTTGGCATTTTCAtgagaaagctaaattaaattatatcacTTGTGCGGGAATATTTTTGGTGGGAAATTGAAAGCTAATATCAAATAACTTGAACTGCAATTAAATTGTCTTAAATAGTATCAAATAACATAAATTGCAAAACTAAATACCACAAACTAGTGTATACAAATAACAAATCATCTATGGTTGATTGAGTTCGTTGTGTTGAAACCAATGCTCACTAGCGTTGTCCATAATGGTCTTTCTCAGTTCATTGGAGGATCCCAAAACCAAGTCTATGGTAGTTGTGATTAGCACCTGATTTTCAGAAATCTAAAAGCaccaaaaaaagagaaaaagcaaaTCCGAAATTAAGAGGTCACTAGAGGGAATGCAGCAAAAACACATAGGAAATAAAATGGTTGAGGTACAACCTTTGGTGGTATCTTAGGATTAAACGAATATTCCATATGCAACCTGCTTAGTACCCATAAGGCAGAATCTTCCTGGCATGTTGGAGGAGGTTGCACATCGTGAACCACTTCAATTGTTTGGGAAGACCAGCCACCAGAAAAGTCACCATGTTCAAAAGGACAAGCCTCAAAATGTGTTGAAGAAATAATCTGGGACAAAACAACAGCCTACAAACAGCGAGTAGCGTTATAATTCGGAAGGAGATATCATAGGGACATAGCCACATCAATTGAAACAGTTTAGAATAATACCAGAGTGTTAGTAGATTCAGTTCTTGGTTCCTTGCGCTCACGGGGCAGGTTGGAGTTCAAATGAAACACAATTTTTGGTTCTAAACTTATGACCATTAGATACCAGTGATCATTATCTTGAATGGGTATATAAATCTGAATACAATGCATTGTTCAACAGAGGTGtcaaaaaatatacataattgTATGCTAACTGAAGAGATAAGGACAGGAGCTTACATATTCAAGTGAAGGGTATTTTCCCATATAATCTTCATATTTATCAATTAACTCTTCTATTTGGAGATGTTGAAATACATCAACCTAATTTATATGTCATAAATTATGTAGATAAAAagtatagaataaaaaataacaatccaAGCTTTCTTATTTGATAACCATAACAAAACGTActgaaaaagagggaggaagGCACCAAGTTGTCTTCAGAGTAATGATTCTTTGCTCCCAAGTACATTTCCTAGCCCAAAGCTCCATAATCTAATTCAAGCATAGATATGGTTAGGTATTTATCCAGTTTTTGAGCATATAGATGACTAAGTTAGATTGATAGATAATCACTTTTACCTTGGCAATAATTGTATGATCCTTGCTCAAGCAAAAAAGTTCTTGACGTGTTGCGGACGAACCTCCTATCTTTACAATGTGCTCACTGATAACAAGTGAACATAGACTCAATGTGAAAATCAGCCGTGAATGAATATTGAGCTTATTTAAGAACATGAAAAAATGTATACCTTGGTAATAAATCCAGATCAAAAACATATGCAAACATCTCTACTTGTCCCTTAGTCAAGTTAATCTCGCCACCcactttaaaataagttgttatTCCCTGTTCGAGTTCAAATAATTTCTGTTAAAGCATTATTTCTGCATCATTCAAagttaaaaattctaatttattaacCACAATAGTTAGGACAAAacaaaaagtagaagaaaaaaagaactgGTGACCTTTGGTTTCTTCTGCACTACCAAATTTTGCTGTCCAAAAATAGATAGCGGTTTCGATTCTGCGCGTACACGTGCAGCAACTGGCGTGCTTGATGCTCGTACTGCTTCTCCATTGGATTCTTGTGCACCCATTTCAGAAGTTGACATATGGCGTGGTCGTTGTACACCTCTGAACACCTACATATGAAATTTGGGCATTATAAACCTATCCCTTTTATAATAACATGTAAATGCATATGGATGTGCAAAGATTTTACCTCAACCCTATTTTGGAACCTGGTTCTCCTTTCACCAGGTCCAGGGAACCATGGCTTTGATAGTGGTTTCGCCTTCCCCTTTTCATTTGGCTGAGGTGACAGTTTCTCGCATTTGATAGAGGGAATGCTCCGTTGGACAGCAACTTTGCGTGGATCTTGGCGGGTTATGGTTGTTCGATCTAGTTCCATGACATCATCCTCATCATCTGACACATCAAGACATATATTTGGCTCCACATCCATATTAAATATTGACTTGCTGTCactctttttgatattttccGTAATTTTGCATGTCTTATGAGGGGTGGTGATAGGATTGGTCTTGCTGTTTTTCAGAAGTCTTTCATTCTCCTTCAACTCAGGCTTGACATAAATGGAATTTATGCGTTCAATCATGGACTTCAATAGAATTTGTTCCTCTCGAATACTATTGTTAGCTCTTTTGATGTCCTGCAGAACAGATACAACATAGgtaatttaaaataaacagCATTGAAACTTAAAAATAGGATACAAATATTTGTTGGTCTTACATACCTCTAAATCAGCCATAACTCTTCTCTCAAAGGAGTTCATCAGAACACTTGGTGGTGCACATGAGTCGGGTAAACTGAaccaataatgataataataagatATAATTCAACTAATAGTAGTAGCAAAAATAACAATGAACGTAATGAATTGAGTGTAGCCTTTACCCATGCCTATTATTGGTTGCCATTGATTAGAGCAATTCTCCCTCTAGGTTTTTTCTCCTGAACAGACTCTTTTCTTGCAAGATCCCGTCACATACACTCCTTTAATCCATCGATATCATCTCTGcgatttttttaatatcagTAGAGATATGACATAATCAGTCCATTAAtagaaattgatttgatttctttaaTGCAGattctctttcttatttatttttcaaaatcttctatAATTAAGGTAATCAAtcaataacagaagaatgtgaAGGCGTGATTAAAGGAGATGAGAAGTTGTCATTACCTAACAGGGCATGCACCACATCGATGATGAGTTGCTGCATCATCGTCGCCATCTCCCACGCCGGTCTTCTCCATTGTTGCGATGCTTCCCATTTCCCCTTCTGTTCTCACATCATCTATCTTGGGCATCTTCTTCCCCTTTTGCGAAGTTTCTTCCATGGAAGTGGGAAGCTCTATTTAACAACTAGGTTCTCTTCTTTGCGGTATCCCTGACCcccaaaataaaatgaaacaagTAAATCTGTTACTTAAGAAGCCTAAAAATGGCTATGCGCGCTTTCACATATGCAGTTGAACTACTTAAGGAGTCGGGAATAGGTTCAAAGATGGGAAGGAAGCATAAGACTTTCGATGTTTTTCAATGtgcattttatttaaaataagttcATGGCATCCTCTTAAATTTTGGATTATATACAAATCATCCCCctaaattttgttaatataatTGATGAAAACATTGTGAACATAGTAACTCTGCATCTTTAgataatttacatattttttaagttcATGAATTGAAGTTCACATAcatgatttaaaattaagagaGTAAAGTGTAATTAATTAGGCCAAAGATTTATGTGAAGAAGCTAGCTCTCTTTCATTATACAAGCTTATATTATAAAGCACACATGTATATTACTCAATGTGAACAAGATAAGAGACAGATAAGTAAACATGATACTATGACATCAAAAGAGTATTGTACACATTATTTATCACTCTTAAGTCTAAGACATACATTAAAAAGAGTTGTCTTAGGCAACCTTTATCAGATCACACCAAATAAAATTCATCTAAAATAACTATCCCCCACAAGAATTTGATCCCAAGATTTAGCTCCTTTAAACTTCAATTACACTTTAAATAGTAATGTGCACAATCATGCTAGTATTGTACCTTATAACCCttgattttcttttccactttccaAATCGTAACTCGCTCTTTGGTGCTAACATCTAAACTATGTTTGCGCTTGAAATTTCGATTGCTAGCGACTTCAGTCATGACACCTTGCATATCAAGAAAAGTTGTAGAATgatatttctttgttttcagAAGTATTCAGGGTACTCAACTGAATTAATATGATCATAACTTCCATAAGAAACATCCCCATCATTTCCATGAAAGTACATAAAATCTTCTTGTATTGAGTAAGGTGACATGCCGCCAATCATATTGAAATCATCGGAAAATCCAAGTTGCCCATTAAAATTTGAGTATGATGAACAAGGTGAAATTTCAGGTTGATCCAATGAGAGGCATGGTGTCATTGTACTACTTGGTATGTCACACCTTGTAAAAGTATTTTCTAGTTGCGGGTAGTCCTgcattgaatttaaacaaaaaaaaaagataaaaaaaatgtcaGGAGAGACAAATCTAAAAAattgacaataaaaataaaacatatattatataaaataaaatgagagagATAGAACAATGaagtaaaatttaataatatattgagAGTAATTATACATAATTCTTATAATTCATTGCAGTTAGATACTAAATTACAAGTATTTTTTAAAGGTGACTATTCCAATGAAAATTTTATGATTGTCATCTTGTGAAGATACTTCATTTTGACTATTGGATAATAAATTATAaggtttaatttttatatgttataaaagtgttatctttatttaaagtgTGGCTAAACAAATAAGTCACACTTTTTAAATAAAGATCATcatgaaaagatatttttaacatattcaTTAGAGtagttgctttctttttttaaagttGGTTACGTAACAATATTTGAAAGAATTAAATAATAAGCAACTAGTATTCTACAAAAAGGGCACAACACCTTTGAAGAATCAAGAATCAGATCAGGGGACACCCAAAATTCTGATGAAGAACTGGTGTTTATAGAAGCTTGGTTAGAGTCTGCCATTGGAGCCACATTGTGTGAAGAAGCATTGGGGCTTGAGTAAACACTCTCACTGTTCAAATAACTTGGTTGAGAAGATGAAGCATCAGCAGAAATGGAGAAGGGCTCATTGGAGAATCTCATTGACGCATCATTCCCATTGTTcaccttctcattcttcttaataA is part of the Arachis duranensis cultivar V14167 chromosome 1, aradu.V14167.gnm2.J7QH, whole genome shotgun sequence genome and encodes:
- the LOC107483330 gene encoding NAC domain-containing protein 71-like, whose translation is MGGASLPPGFRFHPTDEELLGYYLKRKVEGLEIELEVIPVIDLCKFDPWELPEKSLLANRDMEWFFFCPRDRKYPNGSRTNRATKAGYWKATGKDKKVVCQFDTPSTVTGYRKTLVFYRGRAPLGDRTDWLMHEYHLADDLGLASTCFQGGYALCRVIKKNEKVNNGNDASMRFSNEPFSISADASSSQPSYLNSESVYSSPNASSHNVAPMADSNQASINTSSSSEFWVSPDLILDSSKDYPQLENTFTRCDIPSSTMTPCLSLDQPEISPCSSYSNFNGQLGFSDDFNMIGGMSPYSIQEDFMYFHGNDGDVSYGSYDHINSVEYPEYF